The sequence below is a genomic window from Silene latifolia isolate original U9 population chromosome 7, ASM4854445v1, whole genome shotgun sequence.
TGTctaaatctctcaaccattcccggacATCAGTcaaggaaaaagagaaaagaacTCCCTTTACtctgtcttgtgtcaccccagtagcaagaggaatggtagaacAGTATTCTGTAAAAAATTCTATGTGCTTGCACGGATCTTCTCCAGgtacccccctgaagagatttctctcgaccagttgTATGTAAGAGGGATGTATTCCAAAGGTCCCCGAATCAgtagtgggtaataggaaaccttttggagGGGAATCCACCATAGGCTCTGAATGACTGGCTATACATAAAATATAGAATTTACAGTGAAGCAGgtacgacaatgttctcttctagaacgGATAGCCTGCAAAACTTATCAAGAACTAACAaaaaatatgagatcaatctcaaggaataaattccttgagatgagagacaaacttaatacaagcaacaaaattgcgccacctctccggcaacggcgccaaaatttaataCCGTCGTCagttaccaaaaataaatacctagatacaactaacagaagttagcagcaagtagggtcgatctccacatggagatgggaaaatgtcagccttAATTAAGTCCGTCTAGGTAACCAATTCTGGGGGGAGGGGGGGAGGGGGTTGAAAGGGTTGTTCTAATCTAATGAGATTCAACAAAGAGAGGAAAGGCAAAGGAGTAAAGATTAACCAAACAGAGAGAGAACAACTAAGACAGTCGGTTAACCATGATTCATTAGTCATGCagtctaggtctcaggtcaatgcaagtactgtctatggggcagtgaaaatctccttccggtctcaattcgccctaaagcaccactacgtgccctaatgttcgctacaggtctcaccctttccaatctttcgatctacgtCAAGGTTTACTGTAGtttaatgactaattgcgtcgactcaattaggcagaaacaattaaatgtagcgattaacaacataaactaaactagcattaaacctaataattcaatttacaaatcccttaaaatcatggctcccctatgtcttagcga
It includes:
- the LOC141589937 gene encoding uncharacterized protein LOC141589937 is translated as MVDSPPKGFLLPTTDSGTFGIHPSYIQLVERNLFRGVPGEDPCKHIEFFTEYCSTIPLATGVTQDRVKGVLFSFSLTDVREWLRDLDREASSVTYWNSLALAFYRRYFPPQHTNALRDQIMAFEQLPTNGA